The genomic region TTCTTAACAACCTTCTTTGTCACGCTACTGCCATTTACATCTTCAATCTTCGCGGAAATAAATGCCCTGGCTAAGCGCCGAAATATCGATGCTGTTTGTAAGACATTGCTAAGCACGCTGCCCTGCCTGGTTGTATATCTCAATTCTAGCAATGCCTGTATTGGCTTTTATGTTGAGGATGTTTTTAGACGGCACAGGATAAACCGTGACCGTTGATGAACTGCGGCGATCCGGCGGCGGCGTCAACCGCTGTTGTCGGCCCAATGTTGTTATCAACTCGTAATTAAAGTGTGCCTGTGCCAAAGTATCACCCAACTGAACATTAGCTTTTGGCTTTATCTTGCCGGCAATAACACCAATATACAGGATGGAAGCTCTGTTTACATTGCCAGCCAGTGTAATAAATGGCATCAAACGTAAATGTGGCCTCGGCACCATTTATTATTTCAACACGGCCGTTATGGCTCGTAACGTCAATCTGCATGGTTGTGATCCTTTCTGCACCATCCAGCCAAGTTATTCCCCCTACCCCATGTTTCAGAAACGGATAAGGTAGTGAAGGTACTCATCGGCATCTTCAAGCGATATCCATTTTACTTAAGCTGTGATATCGTGGGGATCATTATCGAAACTCCTACCGTTGCAGTGTCCGTTGCTGAGTTGTCGTCTGGCGTCGCGTCTCTACTGCCGCTCAGCGGCTGATTAACTTTACTTCATCGCCTTGTTTTCATCGTTGCCATGTGTTTTAGCTATGAGGCTAACTATAGATTCTTTAGGCTGAAATACCGAAACTGTACCCATCTTGTAAGTGAGGTTATCTCCTGTAACAGTTGCCCCGCGGCGATGAATCAGGATCATAATTTAGTTTTTGCACCTATCAAAATTCCTACACAAGACTGCCTCCCGCAGGTACTGTCCCTGTGTTTTTAACGACAACTTTGTATCGAACCGGGAATCCAGGCCTTACTTCAGTTATATTGTAAATTGAAACGTCAAGATCGGTAATTTGCGTTGTTGTCTGCAGGCAGAAATTAAGCGTACTGTTGCCTCCGCTGTTATTTGAGAAAGCAGATTAGCCAGACTGCGGCGTAGCCGTCGAAATTTGCCAGTGGCGAAGTGTTGTTGTATTATATGTGCTTCCTGATTTGTTTCGTCGTGAAAACACTAAAAGCATTTGTAAAAGATGACCCCATGTATTACTACCACTTAGTTGATAAATTACTAAAACCTGCTGTGACGTTGTATCTGTTGTATTTTCAACCATTGGCATCAACATCAAAACGTACGAGTGCCGGTAATTGTATTATAATATTCACCAACATTTTTAAACCAGCTTACTGAATCATCAAGCACCGAGCAGGCAGACGATATCATTTTTGCCATCGCCATTTATATCTGTCACGGCTATACTGCTCTGGGTCCGCTTCCCCCGGTGTTAAGTATATAATTAGGTGGAAGAAATGTGCCTGTATTAACATTGTTACGATACCATACAGTGCTTGCCCATTGTGTGATGTTGAAACGATGTCTTTGTTGCCATCTTCATCAATATCAACTTACCTTTGTCATCTCAAAGTTAAGAAACGTAGTCGCAATAAAATTTTTTTCTGACTGAAAGCACCAGACCCCATACCCTGAAACCATGGCAGTTCAGTGGGCTCTTGCAATAAACTTACCAAGATCCTTTCTTGCTCATCGGCATTCATATCGGTTATTATTGTAAATTCTCCAAAAGGTATATTTTGCAAATCTGTTGCAGGGATTAAAGTGCCGGTACCCAAATTTTTATACCATTTAACAGCTACAACTTCCGACTGCCGTGTTATTTTATCAGGCTTAGTCATTATCAATATCGCCAAGAAAATTTTATTAGGATATATGGCCATGTAGTCCATGGTGTAATAGCATAAGGATTGGCTTAAATGCCATTGCCATTGTTTTATACACTTTAACAGCAGGAGCTATATAAGCAATTATATCTTTACCCGTCACTGTCTACGTCAACATAATTATAGCTGTAAGCAGGGTTGCCAAACTCTTCAGGTGTTATAAGCTGTTGTGTAAATATTCCCTGCCCGTTATTCTTATAACAAAATAGAGAAGTATAGTTGCCTTGCACCAAATATGTGCTGTTCGCCATAATGTCGAGGTCGCCGTCATTATCTATATCAACAAGCGTGGCATTACATGCGCCATTCAGAGAAGAGGTCACAATATTCTGGTTTCCTGTAAAGCCTTGCCCGTTATTATTTTTGTACCAAGTAATCTTCTTGTCGGTTCCAGATGATACCACAATATCTATATAGCCATCACCATCAATATCGCCTGTGTCCGCTTTATTAGGGTCAAACACTGCGCTGGTGATGTTCACTTCGCTATTAAAAGCCATCCGGCGTGTTTTTATACCACGACAATTTGTAGCCCGCATTACTTGCAACAACATCAATACTTTCGTTGGTATTTATATGGCCAACCGCAAAATTGATGATGCCGGCCATATTTTGGGCGATAACCTGCTCAGCCGCCACAATACCATTTCCCATGTTTTTGTACCAGGCCAATTTACCTGTTTCCCTTCTCGACAAGCCAATGTCGTGTTTACCATCATTGTCAAAGTCGGCGGTTTCCAGCCAGAACCAATCATAGCTATTATTTGCCGTTAGTGGTGTAACCAGGGTTTGCCTCGCACCAAACTGACCATTATTATTGTTTTTGTACCACACCAAACTTTTCAAGGAAAAGCTTGAATCCTGTTCCCATCTTATAAATACAATATCTTCATTACCATCACTATCCATATCAGCAGCTGCGATATTAAAACCTATAGATGCTGTATCTATAGGTTGCATTGCTGCAAAATTCCCGTCCCCGATATTTTTAATTAAACCCATTGTATTTACATGGTTATACACAATATCCGGAAGACCGTCATTAGTGAAATCTGAGCATGTAAACACTATAGTTGCATCACTAAGTTGGGCAATTACAGTGGGCGAAGCGAAATTCTGCCCGTTAGTATTTTTAGACCAGCAAACAGCATTATTTTTTATAAACACAAGATCAGGTTTTCCATCAGCATCTATATCAGATAAATAAAGGTTTACATCTGCAATGGTATTGCCAAGACTAGCTATCATCACTACAGGAGCAAAATTACCTGCTCCGTCATTCTTGATAAAACCTATGTGTGCTGACTGACTTTGTTCACTATATCTATGGAAAATAATGTCCTTGTCTCCGTCACCATCAATATCACCTGTAATAAATCCGCGCATTGACTCACCTGTAAGTATAGTTTTACCCCGGCCAAATGTACCATGTCCATCAATATTTTTATGCCATAGGATTTTGTTGACCCCTTACTTACAACATCATTTTTACCATCACCGTCAATATCTGCAATTGCAGTATACATCAAATGAAAGTCGCCGGATGTCTCGTCTGTTATTATTTCCCGTGCAAAACCCGTTTGGGCTTGAGCTGCCCCGCAAATCGCTAAAAACACAAGCGTAAAAATTTTCTTCATAAAGTGATTTATTCTGCCGCGAATATAGCATATTGTTTTGATTTACAGCAAACAAAATACAAGCGACCGATATGTGGACTGTTTTACAAGCACACTAAATAAAGACTAAGCTGGAAAATTTCAGAATTTCAAAGAACGTTTGCAAGACTTGAAAAACTTTGAAAACTGAAGACTTTGAAACTTGAAGACTTGAAAAATGAAACCTTAACTTTCTACACTGCAAAATTACGGCGGCTATTTTGAACCGGCGTTACAAAACCCTTTCAAAAAGTTACCGTTCATCGATTATTTTATAAGGAAGAATTTTCTTGCATTTTTTTAATTGAAAAACATATTGAACAGCACCTGTTAAAGAAGTGTTAATCGCTGCTCTGCAAAAATTCAAAAGTGAAGGCAAATAAGGCAATTTATTGTTCAGGTGTTAAATTCTGTTAAAACGAGGCGCGAAAATTAATTATCGTAACTTTGTTTTTTATACCACAAAATGCCGGGCAAAATTTTATCAAACATCAACTCCCCCAAAAGACATTAAACAGCTTTCAATTAGCGAATTACATCAGTTGTCGCATGAGTTGAGGGAGTTTATAATTGATGTGGTTTCGGTTAAAGAGGGGCATTTGGGTGCGAGCCTGGGCGTTGTAGAGCTTACTGTTGCCCTGCACTATGTTTTTGACACCCCTAATGACCTGTTAATCTGGGATGTAGGCCACCAGGCGTACGGCCATAAGATACTCACTGGCCGCCGAGACAGCTTTGACACCAACCGTCAGCTTGGCGGTATCAGCGGCTTCCCAAAACGCGATGAGAGCGAATACGATGCTTTTGGCACAGGCCACTCAAGCACTTCAATTTCAGCAGCTCTGGGCATGGCGCTGGCCTCAAAATTAAAAGGTGATTCTGAAAAAGTACACATTGCTGTGATTGGTGATGCCTCGATAGCATCAGGAATGGCTTTTGAGGCCCTGAACCACGCCGGGATGACCGATGCCAACCTGCTGGTGATACTCAACGATAATTCCATTGGCATTGACCCGAGCGTTGGCGCACTCAAGCATTATCTCACAGAGGTAAAAGCAGGCCGTAATCCGCGCCAAAACAACATGATACGCTCGCTGAATTTCAATTATAGCGGACCTATTGATGGCCATAATCTTGAAGTTCTGGTTGCCGAACTTAATCGGCAGAAATCACTGAAAGGCCCACGTTTCCTGCACATTGTTACAACCAAAGGCAAAGGCATGAAACTGGCTGAGGAAGACCAGGTGAAGTACCACGCCCCGGGTAAATTTAACCGCGAGACTGGTGAAGTTTTGCCGGTTAAAAACGAAGGGCTTCCGCCCAAATACCAAGATGTTTTCGGGTTAACCCTGGTTGAGTTGGCGCAGCAAAATGATAAAATCATCGGGATTACGCCGGCCATGCCATCGGGCTCGTCTATGAAATTTATGATGGAGGCTTTCCCGGATCGTGCCATTGACGTTGGCATTGCCGAGCAGCACGCCGTAACCCTCTCCGCAGGCCTTGCCAGCCAAGGAATGACGGTGTTTTGCAACATCTACTCAACCTTCCTGCAACGGGCATATGACCAGGTTATTCACGATGTGGCTTTGCAAAATTTGCCTGTTATTTTCTGCCTTGACCGCGCCGGGCTGGTTGGCGAAGACGGCGCTACACATCACGGTGTTTTTGATATTGCCTACCTCAGCTGTATACCTAACCTTATCATTTATGCACCGCGAAATGAGTCTGATTTACGAAACATTTTATATACCGCCCAGCTTGGGCTGCCCCACCCCATTGCTATTCGCTACCCGCGTGGCCGTGCAGAAAACGCCGACTGGCTGAAGCCGTTTGAACGCATTGAAATAGGTAAGGCACAACAGCTGAAGTCCGGTAGTGAAGCTGCGATTTTAAGCACGGGTACAATCGGCAACAATGTTACCAAAGCGCTTGCAAATAGTAGTAGCGCTGATAAGTTTTCGCATTATGATTTTGGGTTTATAAAGCCGCTTGATGAAGAGCTCTTACATAAGATTTTTGCAGAATTCAAATCCATCATTACTATTGAAGACGGTACCGTTATCGGCGGTTTCGGCAGCAGCATTACGGCCTTTGCTGCAAAGCATAACTACAGAGCTGCTATCAGGGTTTTAGGGATTCCGGACAACTTCATTGAACACGGAACAGTAACCGAACTGCAACAAATTTGCGGTATAGACGTTAAATCACTTACCGATATTTTTTCGGCTTACTAAAATTACCGACTTTTGCACCGAATTAAAACCGTTTCCCGATGAAGTTCAGGGTATACCTCACTACAGTAGTGTTTTTGGCGTTTTTTTCTCAATTGAAAGCACAGGTGCTTATTACTACAACCCTGCCTGATACCATTACTTACTGGACGAAAACCAATACCGTGGGCCTTGACATAAACCAGGTAGCTTTTGTTAACTGGAGCGTAGGTGGTAATAATTCGGTTGCCGGGCTTGCCAAAGGCGCTTTCATCAGGAAATACACCAAAGGCAACCTCAACTGGAATAATGAGCTAATACTGAAATATGGGCTTAACAGTCAGGAAGGGCGTGAGATGCGAAAGACAGACGACCAGATACAAATGAACTCGACCTTCGGCTACCGCACAGACACGATATCTAACTGGTACTACAGTTCAAAATTTACTTTTAATACCCAGTTTGCCAACGGTTATGCCTACCCTAATACCGATATTGAAATCTCTGCCCCATTTGCACCTGCTTATATTTTCCTGGGTGTTGGTACAGAGTACATCCGCAAAGACCTTGGGCTTACTGCTTATTTCTCGCCTCTTACTGAAAAGACTACTTTAGTCCTGAACCAGATGCTTGCAGATAAAGGTGCATTTGGGGTTGATGGTGCCATTTATGACAGTGAGAGCAATAAATTACGAGACGGCAAAAGTCGCGTACTGAAGTTGGTATACTTGTAACCAACCAGATAAAGCGCCCAGTAGCTAAAAACATAAAAATGGATCACCGTATAAGTTTCTACAGCGATTACCTGAACAATTTCGGGAATATTGATGTAGACTGGCAGCTGTCGCTTGATATGACCGTAAATGAATATGTGAAGGCCAACATAGGCACCCATATTATTTATGATGATGATATAAAAGCTACCGAAGAGCGTGATGGCGGAGTAGTGACCGTAGGCCCGAAACTTCAGCTGAAGCAAATACTAGGGCTTGGGCTGAGCTATACTTTTTAGTCAGATTTTTCGATTATTAGATCTTTCGACAGCATGACTATTTCAACAATTGACCTCTTCGATTACTCGACAGCATGACTGTCTGAATGCTTATTCTTCATATACTTGGTAATTCGAACAGTCGAAATCGAATATCCAACTTTCGAAGATGTCGAACAGTCGATTATTTGTTCCCTGTTATCATATTGTACAACAGCACTGCCTTACCATCGGTAAGGGTTGATACAAAGTGGCAGATATGCAGCAGCCTGTCATATAAGTTCATTTTTTCGGTGATGAACTTTTCGGGAAGCATTTTCAGCAGCAGGTTGTCATAATTTCCCGCGGTGCCGTCATACTTTTTGTTGTAAGCGGTACAGAAGCTATCCAGAAGTACATTAATCATCCTGTAACCCATTATCTCCTTTTCTACTACTTCACGGCTTTGGTAGATATTCTTCACGCTCAGATTGATGATATCACGCATTTGTGCAGTATATCTGCCCTGATTTGTGAGCGCGTGGGGATATTTACCTTCCAGTATCAATTCTTCGTTCTCAAGGAAGGTGCTTACCGCATCGCTGATAAGGCTGCCTATTGCCAGTGCACGCAGGTAGCTCAGGCGGTCTTCCTTAGTTGTCAGCGTATTATATTTGGCTGCGTCTATAGAATCTTTTACCAGTTTTATGAGGTATTCCAGGGCAAATTCTTCAGGAATTAGGCCCAGGTTGATACCGTCTTCAAAATCGATAATGGTGTAACAGATATCATCGGCCGCTTCAACCAGATACGCCAGCGGGTGACGCTCATAACCTATATCTCCACTTGTTTTATTCGGAATCATTCCCAGCTCTTTCGCCACGTCCTGAACAAACTCTTTATCGCATTGGAAGAACCCGTACTTCTTATCAGATATATTGGCAGTCGGCTTTTTAGGAAGCGATTCTTTGGGGTATTTCATGAAAGTGCCAAGCGTGGCATATGTGAGGCGTAGGCCGCCCTCAACGCCGGGGCGTGATGATGTAAGCAGTGTGAAACCGTTGGCATTGCCTTCAAAATCAATCAGGTCCTGCCACTCTTTATCAGTAAGCTTATCACGGTACTGCTGCCCGTTGCCGGTTTTAAAATACTCGCCAATAGCTTTCTCACCCGAATGCCCGAAGGGTGGGTTGCCAATATCATGTGCCAGCGCCGCCGCTGCCACAATAGCCCCAAAATCGTTCATATGGAAACCATGCACTTCGCTTAAGTATGGATGCTTCTCTATGATTTTCTTGCCTACCAAACGCCCAAGTGAACGCCCAACTACACTCACTTCAAGGCTGTGCGTGAGGCGGGTGTGCACAAAGTCGGTTTTAGAGAGCGGTATCACCTGCGTCTTGTCCTGCAGGCTGCGGAACGCCGACGAGAATATAATACGGTCATAGTCCACCTCAAAGCCGAGGCGGGTATCATCCTGTTCTTTACGTAAACGCTTGCTTGTATCGCCCTGCCTTTTAAGAGACAGCAGCTGTTCCCATTGCATCATGGAGTTTTTGTTTCAGGTTTAAGGTTTCAAGTTACTCACTCTTGCAGCAAAACTTGTGGCTTGTGCCTTTTGGCTAGTTACTCTTCTTTACGTGGTGTTTTTACGAACTTCTTATCAGCCAGTACAAAATCCTTTGACTTCATTGGGTAGTCGTGATAGCTGATATCGCTTGGGTTTTCAATCACCGAGCGTATCGTTATCTTATCGCCTTCCTTAAAGCTATTCACCACTATTTTATAATCCAGCAGGTACTCGCCACAGTGGTAGTTGCCTTTCTCATCTTTTCCGATAATGCCGGTGTATATATCCTTTTTATCTTTTGACATGATTTATTCTGATTTGCCTATATCATCGAAAGAATTTTTCCGACTCATTGCTTCATTATACAATTTAATATCAACTACATAGGTGTTAGAGAAGTTGTCGTGCCAGCCATACGCGTCATCACCAATAAAAGATAATGCCTCAAAAGGTATCAGCCTGCACAATGTACGCAGCACAATTGTCCCAAAAGATGGTTTTGAACCGTCGGCCATTACAACCATTGTCCCGGTGATTAACTTCCCTACCGTCCTCTGGAAAATTGATTCCGTTACAATGAAGTAAATCATTAATAGCAGCAGGCTGTACATGATATCTTCGAGCGTAGTCACAGTCTCAATCCAGGCCGTAAATCCTTCGGGATCTATTACAATCGCGATAAAACTCAACACGAACACAATCACATACCGGAAAATTAGGTCTATCACAAAATTCCCGAATCGCTTGCTTTTTACAGCAAGCACATCATCTGTTATTTCCATAAGGTGTTTTCAATCAAATAAGGAGCAGTTGCCTGCCCCTCATTTTCTGTTTGTGTTTGTTTTAAGGTTAAGATCCGCACATTTCGCAGTCTTCAGGGTCAGCATTGCGTGAACGCTCAAGCATCGCCCTGAACTCTGCCGCACTCATGCCTTCTGCTTCCGCCTCAACGGTTACAACTTCAGGCATTGCGGCTGCAACCGGTGCAGGCTCAGCTTTTTTATCGTTATTCAGCGTAAATTTAATAGCATCAACCGCGCTCTTCGTCCTCAGGTAATACATGCCTGTTTTCAGGCCGCTCTGCCATGC from Flavobacterium sp. J372 harbors:
- a CDS encoding T9SS type A sorting domain-containing protein, giving the protein MPFITLAGNVNRASILYIGVIAGKIKPKANVQLGDTLAQAHFNYELITTLGRQQRLTPPPDRRSSSTVTVYPVPSKNILNIKANTGIARIEIYNQAGQRA
- a CDS encoding VCBS repeat-containing protein, translated to MAFNSEVNITSAVFDPNKADTGDIDGDGYIDIVVSSGTDKKITWYKNNNGQGFTGNQNIVTSSLNGACNATLVDIDNDGDLDIMANSTYLVQGNYTSLFCYKNNGQGIFTQQLITPEEFGNPAYSYNYVDVDSDG
- a CDS encoding VCBS repeat-containing protein, whose amino-acid sequence is MRGFITGDIDGDGDKDIIFHRYSEQSQSAHIGFIKNDGAGNFAPVVMIASLGNTIADVNLYLSDIDADGKPDLVFIKNNAVCWSKNTNGQNFASPTVIAQLSDATIVFTCSDFTNDGLPDIVYNHVNTMGLIKNIGDGNFAAMQPIDTASIGFNIAAADMDSDGNEDIVFIRWEQDSSFSLKSLVWYKNNNNGQFGARQTLVTPLTANNSYDWFWLETADFDNDGKHDIGLSRRETGKLAWYKNMGNGIVAAEQVIAQNMAGIINFAVGHINTNESIDVVASNAGYKLSWYKNTPDGF
- a CDS encoding DUF3078 domain-containing protein, with translation MKFRVYLTTVVFLAFFSQLKAQVLITTTLPDTITYWTKTNTVGLDINQVAFVNWSVGGNNSVAGLAKGAFIRKYTKGNLNWNNELILKYGLNSQEGREMRKTDDQIQMNSTFGYRTDTISNWYYSSKFTFNTQFANGYAYPNTDIEISAPFAPAYIFLGVGTEYIRKDLGLTAYFSPLTEKTTLVLNQMLADKGAFGVDGAIYDSESNKLRDGKSRVLKLVYL
- a CDS encoding deoxyguanosinetriphosphate triphosphohydrolase, yielding MQWEQLLSLKRQGDTSKRLRKEQDDTRLGFEVDYDRIIFSSAFRSLQDKTQVIPLSKTDFVHTRLTHSLEVSVVGRSLGRLVGKKIIEKHPYLSEVHGFHMNDFGAIVAAAALAHDIGNPPFGHSGEKAIGEYFKTGNGQQYRDKLTDKEWQDLIDFEGNANGFTLLTSSRPGVEGGLRLTYATLGTFMKYPKESLPKKPTANISDKKYGFFQCDKEFVQDVAKELGMIPNKTSGDIGYERHPLAYLVEAADDICYTIIDFEDGINLGLIPEEFALEYLIKLVKDSIDAAKYNTLTTKEDRLSYLRALAIGSLISDAVSTFLENEELILEGKYPHALTNQGRYTAQMRDIINLSVKNIYQSREVVEKEIMGYRMINVLLDSFCTAYNKKYDGTAGNYDNLLLKMLPEKFITEKMNLYDRLLHICHFVSTLTDGKAVLLYNMITGNK
- a CDS encoding RDD family protein, producing the protein MEITDDVLAVKSKRFGNFVIDLIFRYVIVFVLSFIAIVIDPEGFTAWIETVTTLEDIMYSLLLLMIYFIVTESIFQRTVGKLITGTMVVMADGSKPSFGTIVLRTLCRLIPFEALSFIGDDAYGWHDNFSNTYVVDIKLYNEAMSRKNSFDDIGKSE